In Cyprinus carpio isolate SPL01 chromosome A1, ASM1834038v1, whole genome shotgun sequence, the following proteins share a genomic window:
- the LOC122145074 gene encoding uncharacterized protein LOC122145074, which produces MEIFRASVTLLSLCLFHSSLSETESMCKGNLPPFQHVALNSSVTVPCPVLSAPEMVFRLYKGSDEIFYISVNNTIISKINNSPGMAFTVNVVDNSTSFILNGVTKNTTAMYTCEAERIFPPPFQQVEHKPQTIVFVEERPVKQHAVCQDVSYLVVAFWVVLGAMVIYGLVTTCIVFNLRMKLSQMDTPFKDRECRRKWQGVQHPTWQGFYIDTVV; this is translated from the exons ATGGAGATTTTTAGGGCATCTGTGACCCTCTTAAGTCTTTGTCTCTTCCATAGCAGCCTATCTGAAACAGAGAGCATGTGCAAAG GTAATCTACCACCATTTCAACATGTGGCATTGAACAGCAGTGTTACTGTTCCCTGCCCTGTACTCAGTGCACCAGAAATGGTGTTCAGATTATATAAAGGCTCAGACGAGATCTTTTACATCAGCGTTAATAATACAATCATCAGCAAAATTAACAACAGTCCGGGGATGGCTTTCACAGTTAATGTTGTGGATAACAGTACCAGTTTTATCCTGAATGGTGTGACAAAAAATACTACAGCCATGTACACCTGTGAGGCCGAGAGAATCTTTCCTCCTCCATTTCAGCAAGTGGAGCACAAACCACAAACTATTGTGTTTGTTGAAG AGAGACCAGTTAAACAGCATGCCGTCTGTCAAGATGTCAGCTACCTGGTGGTGGCTTTTTGGGTGGTGCTTGGAGCCATGGTCATATATGGGCTGGTAACGACTTGTATCGTTTTCAATCTGCgg ATGAAGTTGAGTCAAATGGACACTCCCTTCAAGGACAGAGAATGCAGACGGAAATGGCAGGGGGTTCAACATCCAACCTGGCAGGGCTTTTACATAGACACTGTAGTATGA